Proteins co-encoded in one Christiangramia fulva genomic window:
- a CDS encoding PDZ domain-containing protein: protein MENQPKDHVGVLLGVGILFIAWGILGVLDQKNFTYSGYSTDGNNTIVQVEKGSPAEAAGLKKGDVIMSTGGIAVANTKAQSMQPRPKIGESKEYVITRNGEEMKLDLTYAALPDKQNTLNILGFLIGVIFIVLGVFMHYRRKTGLSWTFAIFMLCFGFVFFEGPYIAPGIANQLIRSISISIVLFSFGALANYMLNYPPKSRYNLKLLYLPAALAALLFWILEFTLPESTESLNMLVRYFVGAVIIFYFGLSLVTLISKFLNSNAEERKASGLDLMLIGAVIGLLPILIYFTISTFSPGTILPGNDYVFLTFIAIPIFFSLALMHRGEKELAV from the coding sequence ATGGAAAATCAACCAAAAGATCATGTGGGTGTCCTGCTGGGAGTAGGCATCCTTTTTATCGCGTGGGGAATCCTTGGAGTCCTCGACCAGAAGAACTTTACCTATTCTGGTTATTCTACCGATGGTAACAACACCATAGTACAGGTGGAAAAAGGAAGTCCTGCTGAGGCCGCAGGCTTAAAAAAAGGTGATGTGATAATGAGTACGGGCGGAATTGCAGTTGCCAATACAAAAGCTCAAAGCATGCAGCCCCGGCCTAAAATAGGTGAATCTAAAGAATATGTGATCACAAGAAATGGTGAAGAAATGAAATTGGATCTCACTTATGCAGCCTTACCCGATAAACAAAATACCCTAAATATCCTGGGTTTTTTAATAGGGGTTATTTTTATTGTGCTGGGTGTTTTTATGCATTATAGAAGAAAAACAGGTCTAAGCTGGACTTTCGCAATTTTTATGCTTTGCTTTGGGTTTGTCTTTTTTGAGGGACCTTATATAGCGCCGGGCATCGCTAACCAGTTAATTAGAAGCATTTCAATTTCTATTGTGTTGTTCTCTTTTGGAGCCCTGGCAAATTATATGCTTAATTATCCGCCTAAAAGCAGGTATAATTTAAAGCTTCTTTACCTGCCCGCCGCTCTGGCAGCCTTGCTTTTCTGGATCCTGGAATTCACACTTCCCGAGAGTACCGAGAGTTTAAATATGCTCGTGCGGTATTTTGTAGGTGCTGTGATTATTTTTTACTTCGGACTTTCCCTGGTAACGCTCATAAGCAAATTTTTAAATTCCAACGCTGAGGAAAGAAAAGCCAGTGGTTTGGATCTTATGTTAATTGGTGCCGTAATTGGCTTGCTTCCAATCCTTATTTACTTTACAATTTCTACTTTTTCACCCGGGACCATTCTACCTGGAAATGATTATGTTTTTCTAACATTTATCGCCATACCTATTTTCTTCTCACTGGCTCTTATGCACAGGGGAGAAAAAGAGCTGGCGGTATAA
- a CDS encoding endonuclease domain-containing protein: MMKNDPLKISGIHDGATPGVYRNAARLRENMTEPKIKLCNYLKTKPLGYKFRRQHPIAGYILDFYCHKLRLSVEVDGGYHLKKEQKIKDSQKTEYLKSVGITEYRFTNEEILLEFEKSIELINSKLRADNPLGAGAGVGIKSKTWLSSSAPSVKNLQLKIKFLPISAMQ; encoded by the coding sequence ATGATGAAAAATGATCCTCTAAAAATATCAGGAATACACGATGGCGCAACACCAGGAGTTTATAGAAATGCTGCAAGGCTTCGTGAGAATATGACTGAACCTAAAATAAAATTATGTAATTATTTGAAGACCAAACCATTAGGTTATAAATTTAGAAGACAGCATCCCATTGCTGGATATATACTGGATTTTTACTGTCATAAACTCAGATTATCCGTAGAAGTTGATGGCGGCTATCACCTCAAAAAAGAACAAAAAATAAAAGACTCACAAAAGACAGAGTATCTAAAAAGTGTCGGTATAACAGAATACAGATTTACCAATGAAGAAATCTTACTTGAATTTGAAAAATCGATTGAATTAATAAACTCAAAACTGCGCGCTGACAATCCTTTAGGGGCAGGGGCGGGCGTGGGCATAAAATCTAAAACATGGTTAAGTTCTTCCGCACCATCCGTAAAAAACTTGCAGCTGAAAATAAAATTCCTGCCTATTTCCGCTATGCAATAG
- the folK gene encoding 2-amino-4-hydroxy-6-hydroxymethyldihydropteridine diphosphokinase, which translates to MRSPHTVIIALGSNLGDRLDYMQQSIIAIHKKIGWIKNISRVYETPAWGFKGQAFLNACVEVSTRKTSREVLKILLEIEAQLGRKRSDTQNYQNRNIDLDILFYGNEIVAKDELSIPHPCIADRLFVLKPLNDIASSFVHPVLKQKVSSILQNTSDNSSISVIEETLKNPAGKYNFPQCKYIAVEGNIGAGKTSFSTMVSQDFNAKLILERFKDNPFLPKFYENKERYAFPLEMSFLADRYQQLSDDLAQYDLFTDFVISDYDVFKSLIFAKITLHEDEYLLYQKLFHLMYKELVKPDLYVYLYQNTGRLLENIKKRGRDYEQNIQPDYLVEINKSYLNFIKSQTSMKVQIIDISGLDFVNNRADYLWLLEEIERQIKSPAQV; encoded by the coding sequence TTGAGATCCCCGCACACAGTCATAATTGCGCTTGGCAGTAATCTTGGTGACCGTCTGGATTATATGCAACAATCAATCATAGCTATTCATAAAAAGATTGGCTGGATAAAGAATATTTCAAGAGTTTACGAAACCCCGGCATGGGGGTTTAAGGGTCAGGCTTTTTTAAATGCCTGTGTGGAGGTATCTACCCGCAAAACTTCCCGGGAGGTATTGAAGATCCTACTTGAAATAGAAGCGCAACTGGGTAGAAAACGTAGCGATACGCAGAATTATCAAAACCGGAATATCGATCTTGATATCCTTTTTTACGGGAACGAAATTGTCGCTAAAGATGAGCTGAGTATTCCCCATCCCTGTATTGCCGATCGTCTGTTTGTTTTAAAACCTCTTAATGATATTGCTTCCTCTTTTGTACATCCCGTTCTTAAACAAAAGGTGAGCAGTATTCTCCAAAATACATCAGATAATTCTTCCATTTCGGTGATAGAAGAAACTTTGAAGAATCCGGCCGGGAAATACAATTTTCCGCAATGCAAATATATTGCCGTTGAAGGGAATATCGGGGCGGGGAAAACCAGTTTTTCAACCATGGTTTCGCAGGATTTCAATGCTAAACTTATTCTGGAACGCTTTAAAGACAATCCTTTTCTGCCAAAATTTTATGAAAATAAGGAGCGTTATGCCTTTCCACTGGAAATGTCTTTTCTGGCCGATCGATATCAGCAGCTTTCTGATGACCTGGCACAATACGATCTTTTTACCGATTTCGTGATTTCAGATTACGATGTTTTTAAGTCCCTTATTTTTGCCAAAATCACCCTTCATGAAGATGAATATTTGCTGTATCAAAAGCTTTTTCATTTGATGTATAAGGAACTGGTAAAACCAGATTTATATGTTTATCTATACCAGAATACCGGGCGTTTACTTGAAAATATCAAAAAGCGCGGCCGGGATTACGAACAGAACATTCAACCCGATTACCTGGTCGAAATCAATAAAAGCTACTTGAATTTTATCAAGTCACAAACCAGTATGAAGGTACAGATCATTGATATTTCAGGCCTCGATTTTGTGAACAACAGGGCAGATTACCTATGGTTGCTGGAAGAGATAGAAAGGCAGATAAAATCACCTGCTCAGGTTTAA
- a CDS encoding DUF6090 family protein: MIKVFRNIRQKLVEQNKVRNYVLYAVGEIFLVVIGILIALQVNNWNEGRKQNIEKDLIMQSLVTDLKMDTLVIHKTLNSLQHDTTEVVGFIKRMSSSGVTIDTLIQIARFEYNPKINVAVAFNDNTFKSLLSSGDLNILDKWMQDEILQLNALHQENVSRTELNVGAYVNQVISYERMYPLGDYGNINPNSILANAIWDEAQFEELGRFLNALISIRYITDMYAINQLKTIEKKTEEILRRINSSENKN, encoded by the coding sequence ATGATCAAAGTCTTTAGAAATATCCGCCAAAAACTCGTCGAACAGAACAAAGTTAGAAACTATGTTCTCTATGCCGTTGGCGAGATCTTTCTTGTAGTCATCGGGATTTTGATTGCTCTACAGGTAAATAACTGGAATGAAGGTCGGAAGCAGAATATTGAAAAAGATTTGATCATGCAATCGCTGGTTACCGATTTGAAAATGGATACCCTCGTGATCCATAAAACCCTAAATTCTCTGCAGCACGATACTACAGAGGTTGTGGGTTTTATAAAGCGAATGTCTTCCAGCGGGGTTACCATTGATACTCTAATTCAAATAGCGAGGTTCGAGTATAACCCGAAAATTAATGTAGCTGTCGCCTTTAACGATAACACCTTTAAAAGCTTATTGTCTTCCGGAGATTTAAATATTCTGGATAAGTGGATGCAAGATGAAATACTTCAGCTTAATGCCTTGCATCAGGAAAATGTTTCCCGAACCGAATTGAATGTTGGAGCCTATGTAAATCAGGTTATATCCTATGAACGGATGTATCCGCTAGGAGACTATGGTAATATTAATCCGAATTCAATATTAGCCAATGCCATTTGGGACGAAGCTCAATTTGAAGAACTGGGCAGGTTTCTGAATGCACTCATTTCTATTAGATATATTACTGATATGTATGCCATTAATCAGTTGAAAACTATTGAGAAAAAAACGGAAGAGATTTTAAGACGGATAAACAGCTCTGAAAATAAAAATTAG
- a CDS encoding queuosine precursor transporter, producing MILSALFIASLVVSNLIFQKFFHWDFFGLYTFEISVGILPYPVTFLITDIISEVYGKKKANQVVTTGIFASFFSLLIIYMSNAVPATDWSPVNNHLFQKVFGATAIAVFASMVAYLLAQYIDIQLFHFWKRLTKGKHLWIRNNFSTFFSQFVDTFSVLFLLCSFGKIDWSLFNGLLLSGFLFKVLIAILDTPFLYMAVYALRSIFDLEPAEELQLKEVLN from the coding sequence ATGATCCTCAGTGCCCTATTTATTGCTTCACTGGTTGTATCGAACCTGATCTTTCAAAAGTTTTTCCACTGGGATTTTTTCGGTCTGTACACTTTTGAAATTTCGGTGGGTATCCTGCCATATCCCGTCACTTTTCTAATAACAGATATTATTAGTGAGGTGTACGGAAAGAAAAAAGCCAACCAGGTGGTGACCACCGGTATTTTCGCCTCGTTCTTTTCTTTATTGATCATTTATATGTCTAATGCCGTGCCGGCAACCGATTGGTCTCCCGTTAATAATCACCTTTTTCAAAAGGTATTTGGCGCGACTGCCATTGCTGTTTTTGCTTCAATGGTCGCCTATTTACTGGCGCAATACATAGATATCCAGCTTTTTCATTTCTGGAAAAGACTCACCAAAGGCAAACATCTTTGGATCAGAAATAATTTCTCTACCTTCTTCTCCCAATTTGTCGATACCTTTTCGGTGTTGTTTTTGCTGTGTAGTTTCGGGAAGATCGACTGGAGTCTTTTCAACGGACTCCTATTAAGCGGGTTTCTTTTCAAGGTGCTGATCGCGATCCTTGATACGCCATTTCTTTATATGGCCGTTTATGCCTTGCGCAGCATTTTTGATCTTGAACCAGCCGAAGAATTACAGCTAAAAGAAGTATTAAATTAA
- a CDS encoding RNA methyltransferase, protein MKKRKLLNSELDRKSISEFHQAEKTPLIVILDNVRSLNNIGSVFRTSDAFLIKKIYLCGITACPPHKDIRKTALGATESVHWEYREKTIELVKELQAEGTKVYAIEQAEGAEMLNDFQPEPGINAVVFGNEVKGVQQEVVSASDGVIEIPQLGSKHSLNISVSAGVVLWDLFSKIKKI, encoded by the coding sequence ATGAAAAAGAGAAAATTGCTCAACAGCGAACTCGACCGAAAAAGTATTTCGGAATTTCACCAGGCTGAAAAAACGCCTTTAATTGTTATTCTTGATAATGTAAGAAGCCTCAATAATATAGGTTCGGTTTTTCGCACTTCCGACGCATTTCTTATCAAAAAGATCTATTTATGCGGGATCACGGCCTGCCCTCCTCATAAAGACATTCGCAAAACCGCTCTTGGAGCGACAGAAAGCGTACACTGGGAATACCGGGAAAAAACCATCGAACTTGTAAAAGAGCTGCAGGCAGAGGGAACTAAGGTCTACGCTATCGAACAGGCCGAAGGTGCTGAAATGCTTAATGATTTCCAACCGGAACCGGGCATAAATGCCGTTGTCTTTGGCAACGAAGTGAAGGGTGTGCAGCAGGAGGTGGTTAGTGCCAGCGACGGAGTGATAGAAATCCCCCAACTAGGAAGCAAGCATTCTTTGAATATTTCGGTTAGCGCGGGCGTTGTGCTTTGGGATTTATTTAGTAAAATAAAGAAAATTTAA
- a CDS encoding ester cyclase yields the protein MKIPFLILVFILGSTPAISAQNQVEKNIEMYTATWDNIINKRQIDQINNQNFDENVVMLTSPENIVGIADFKAYYQNFLTGFSDITFDIIDVFGQGNKIVKHWRFNGKHTGDFFGIPPTGNLVDVEGVTLVKMKNGRIAQEQDFMDNMAFMQQLGLVSDPGNMEVIANLYKSFQAGDIPGVLQRMDPDIVWNEAEGNKYAAGNPYIGPDAVLNGVFARIGAEHEYFKLEDVQLHEMHNNQVLATLRYDGKWKDGEKYNVQAAHLWTLNNGKITGFQQYVDTKTIAETNTKK from the coding sequence ATGAAGATACCCTTTTTAATACTGGTTTTTATACTGGGAAGTACTCCGGCTATTTCTGCTCAAAATCAGGTTGAGAAAAATATTGAAATGTATACTGCAACCTGGGATAATATTATTAATAAAAGACAGATCGATCAGATCAATAACCAAAATTTTGATGAAAATGTGGTTATGCTTACAAGTCCCGAAAATATTGTAGGGATCGCAGATTTTAAGGCCTATTACCAGAATTTCCTTACCGGATTTTCCGATATCACTTTTGATATTATCGACGTTTTTGGCCAGGGAAATAAAATTGTAAAGCACTGGCGCTTTAATGGAAAACATACAGGCGATTTCTTCGGAATTCCTCCCACCGGAAATCTTGTAGATGTTGAGGGCGTAACCCTGGTCAAAATGAAAAACGGAAGGATCGCCCAGGAGCAGGATTTTATGGATAATATGGCGTTCATGCAGCAATTGGGTTTGGTTTCAGATCCCGGGAATATGGAAGTGATCGCTAATCTTTATAAGTCTTTTCAGGCAGGCGATATTCCCGGTGTTCTGCAGAGAATGGATCCCGACATAGTATGGAATGAAGCCGAAGGAAACAAATATGCTGCAGGCAATCCTTATATAGGTCCAGATGCGGTCTTAAACGGTGTTTTCGCCAGGATAGGGGCAGAACATGAATATTTCAAACTGGAAGACGTGCAATTGCACGAAATGCATAACAACCAGGTTTTGGCGACTTTGCGTTATGACGGTAAATGGAAAGATGGGGAAAAATATAATGTTCAGGCCGCACATTTATGGACGCTGAATAATGGCAAGATAACCGGATTTCAACAATATGTAGATACTAAAACAATAGCCGAAACTAATACCAAAAAATAG
- a CDS encoding ester cyclase, which produces MSVQKGIASPFNFLFLSAPEGISFGFVSVTLPYILVQHGIRVGQAAGITAIGISANLWRFLWAPMGEDGTLTVNNGKPAVGRKQIAATAQSYMEAFPDIRLTMDSLTVQKNTYRYYWTFKGTNTGPGGTGNKVDFSGFEEWTMNF; this is translated from the coding sequence GTGAGCGTTCAAAAAGGCATAGCATCTCCTTTTAATTTTCTTTTCCTGTCTGCACCGGAAGGAATTAGTTTTGGGTTTGTATCGGTAACCCTGCCCTATATTCTGGTACAACATGGTATTAGAGTAGGCCAGGCAGCAGGAATTACCGCGATAGGCATATCAGCTAATTTGTGGAGATTTTTATGGGCGCCAATGGGCGAAGATGGAACCCTGACCGTAAACAACGGAAAACCAGCTGTTGGGAGAAAACAAATAGCAGCAACCGCTCAATCCTATATGGAGGCTTTCCCAGATATCAGATTAACGATGGATAGTTTAACAGTGCAGAAAAATACCTACAGATATTATTGGACTTTCAAAGGAACCAATACCGGACCCGGAGGTACTGGAAACAAAGTTGACTTTAGCGGCTTTGAAGAATGGACAATGAACTTTTAA
- a CDS encoding nuclear transport factor 2 family protein, which produces MKKFYLLGLGIVLFVSCNQQEKRYTEQSPEIDTYKKVIAAYENKDWQELANYYADSAKIMNNVTEENGQSLAELIAENKADAVLFKDWDYVDDDSEYEMTVSDKGNTWVNFWGIWKGTLKANNKTYTIPAHISAQFVDGKIVKEFGYWDNSEIVPDIQALLEAEQNTTEEIAVKE; this is translated from the coding sequence ATGAAAAAGTTTTATCTCTTAGGCCTTGGTATTGTCCTTTTTGTTTCATGCAATCAGCAGGAAAAGCGCTATACCGAACAATCTCCTGAAATCGACACCTATAAAAAGGTGATCGCCGCTTATGAGAATAAAGATTGGCAGGAGTTGGCCAACTATTATGCCGACTCAGCTAAAATAATGAACAATGTAACCGAAGAAAATGGGCAAAGCCTGGCTGAATTGATTGCAGAAAATAAAGCCGATGCTGTTCTTTTTAAGGATTGGGATTATGTTGATGATGATTCTGAATATGAAATGACCGTTAGTGATAAGGGAAATACCTGGGTTAACTTTTGGGGAATCTGGAAAGGGACACTGAAAGCAAATAATAAAACTTATACGATACCCGCCCATATTAGTGCCCAGTTTGTTGACGGGAAAATCGTCAAAGAGTTTGGATACTGGGATAATTCGGAAATTGTGCCTGATATACAAGCCCTGCTTGAAGCCGAACAAAATACTACTGAAGAAATAGCCGTTAAAGAATAA
- a CDS encoding helix-turn-helix domain-containing protein, translated as MTEPTIFLPPPELREVIASYGILEIPGGRSEPYFSPPLAMSGFIINTTNSTGQIVSKLREDYFFSTNEVATGQVTYPVYGELIGHIKSIMVFFQPLGMYQLFGNDMAALTNTSQSLYEFLEANRAEALISSLKQSDRNEDQIQILNSFFKDQITRKFPVRKMKDVVEYIHINKGDISVADIENECHYQRKTLERHFTKMLGLSPKVYCQIYRFKCLINQLQQNPGITWTELADQAGYYDQAHMSRYIKKYLKVSPNSMVLLDMNFIYYLLSR; from the coding sequence ATGACCGAGCCTACTATCTTTTTACCGCCACCCGAACTTCGTGAAGTTATTGCCAGTTATGGGATCCTGGAAATACCGGGAGGAAGGAGTGAACCCTATTTTTCTCCTCCCTTAGCCATGAGCGGCTTTATAATCAATACCACTAATTCTACCGGACAGATCGTTTCGAAGTTAAGGGAAGATTATTTTTTTTCTACTAATGAGGTTGCTACGGGACAGGTAACCTATCCTGTCTATGGCGAATTAATTGGGCATATTAAATCTATTATGGTATTTTTCCAGCCTTTGGGAATGTATCAGTTATTCGGAAATGATATGGCCGCTTTGACCAATACTTCCCAATCATTGTATGAATTTTTAGAAGCAAACAGAGCAGAAGCCCTTATCTCATCTTTAAAGCAGAGTGACAGGAATGAGGATCAAATTCAAATCCTGAATAGTTTTTTCAAAGATCAAATAACCCGGAAATTTCCGGTAAGGAAAATGAAAGATGTGGTGGAATATATTCATATAAATAAAGGAGATATTAGCGTGGCAGATATTGAAAATGAATGTCATTACCAGAGAAAAACATTGGAGAGGCATTTTACCAAAATGCTGGGTTTATCACCCAAAGTTTATTGCCAGATCTACAGGTTTAAGTGTCTTATAAACCAACTTCAACAAAATCCCGGTATCACCTGGACAGAGCTGGCCGATCAGGCCGGGTATTATGATCAGGCTCATATGTCAAGATATATAAAAAAGTATTTAAAGGTATCACCTAATAGTATGGTGCTCCTCGACATGAACTTTATCTATTATTTGCTTTCCAGATAA
- a CDS encoding MFS transporter has translation MAKGTIDLKIRFSRNLADNALTRYVTFSALYLAQGIPEGMTFFAIPAWLAMNGKSALEIAAFVGVIGIPWSFKILIAPMMDRFTLLAMGRKRPWVIFGQLGLILSFLNIGLIPDPLNNLTGLMIAGFFISFFGAFQDVATDGMAVDVIPVNEQARANGLMWGSKIIGTSLSLVIGTWLINSLGFSLAVSSLSVAVACIMIFPIYFKERAGEKAMPWTSGQASPDSKNTQLRSWKLIFKSFYKVVSLKSSVVFGIGSFAVGNMYGLIDTLFPIFTIQELGWTNTSFSQIFSITTVIGGILGMFVGGFLVDYFGKIKMLSLYLGILAVLITAFAFMPNLWRFNSVIYAFLLLYYTLYTFLCIAVFASAMHLCWKTVAATQFTLYMALNNMGRSSGAALLGVLKENFSWEGVFLFIAIMPVLMVVLIQFINFSKHRERVDSFVILGETLVAPNVTKD, from the coding sequence ATGGCAAAAGGAACGATAGATCTTAAAATAAGGTTTAGCAGGAATTTAGCCGATAATGCCTTAACGCGTTATGTTACTTTCTCTGCCCTCTATCTGGCGCAGGGAATACCCGAAGGCATGACCTTTTTTGCCATTCCGGCCTGGCTGGCAATGAACGGTAAATCGGCCCTGGAGATAGCTGCATTCGTGGGTGTAATTGGGATTCCCTGGAGTTTCAAGATCTTAATCGCACCGATGATGGACCGTTTCACGCTATTGGCCATGGGACGAAAGCGGCCCTGGGTGATCTTTGGTCAGCTTGGGCTCATATTGAGTTTTTTAAATATCGGGCTGATCCCCGACCCTTTAAATAACCTCACCGGGCTGATGATCGCTGGCTTTTTTATCAGTTTCTTTGGAGCTTTCCAGGATGTGGCTACCGACGGTATGGCTGTAGATGTCATCCCCGTAAACGAACAGGCCAGGGCAAATGGATTGATGTGGGGATCCAAAATCATAGGCACTTCCTTATCGCTGGTAATTGGCACCTGGCTTATCAACAGCCTGGGTTTTTCACTGGCGGTTTCCTCACTTTCTGTCGCGGTTGCATGTATAATGATCTTTCCTATTTATTTTAAGGAAAGGGCGGGTGAAAAAGCTATGCCATGGACCTCTGGCCAGGCTTCACCAGACTCTAAAAATACCCAGTTAAGAAGCTGGAAATTAATTTTTAAAAGTTTTTACAAAGTGGTAAGCCTGAAATCTAGTGTCGTCTTTGGGATTGGAAGCTTTGCCGTTGGTAATATGTATGGGCTTATAGATACCCTTTTCCCGATTTTCACCATACAGGAATTGGGTTGGACAAATACTTCATTTTCGCAAATTTTCTCTATTACCACGGTTATTGGTGGCATATTGGGAATGTTCGTAGGAGGATTTCTGGTAGACTACTTTGGAAAAATAAAAATGCTGAGCCTTTATTTGGGCATCCTGGCCGTTCTTATAACAGCCTTTGCTTTTATGCCAAATCTTTGGCGGTTTAATAGCGTGATCTATGCTTTTTTATTGTTGTATTATACGCTCTACACTTTTTTGTGTATCGCGGTATTTGCATCGGCTATGCACCTTTGCTGGAAAACCGTAGCCGCCACACAATTCACTCTTTATATGGCACTTAATAATATGGGAAGGTCCTCAGGCGCTGCATTATTGGGTGTGTTGAAGGAGAATTTCAGCTGGGAAGGAGTCTTTCTTTTTATCGCCATTATGCCTGTACTTATGGTAGTGCTTATTCAATTTATCAATTTCAGTAAACACAGGGAAAGAGTAGATAGTTTTGTGATTTTAGGGGAAACCCTCGTAGCTCCCAATGTAACCAAGGATTAA
- a CDS encoding DUF6090 family protein — protein sequence MVKFFRTIRKKLAAENKIPAYFRYAIGEIILVVIGILIALQINNWNQKRIENNVLWGYLNNISVNIQNDLDQASDLNFVLDQLANNTPRFWRLRSKPHFTLTDYKNTQDHINTLFGLQTFEPNTSGFETLKTTGYMGKLQNTDMETLLFFYYDLAKQIKDQRENDKAFLTDILMENNKTDWGFSYEEMYLAERDSTVFMEIKDKYQKMINAPTYDAAVVNHSFNYFLPSKLELNFIGKSIMSLIETQQLQASRQTMRSVMLYKTDFTDVGKEAVVMNGIVPKSIAVFTNSNNGFDQLKFEGNEDYLEFTIQPDLQWAAGMFVVDSLGRNLRASKDFRDFKKISVELKGDKGGEKLQLALKDKFDPDDGTESRADITLSTKWQTYTFDLRKNFPTANLKNLHQLAGFVVQDLKGMTFYVRNIQFLKD from the coding sequence ATGGTTAAGTTCTTCCGCACCATCCGTAAAAAACTTGCAGCTGAAAATAAAATTCCTGCCTATTTCCGCTATGCAATAGGAGAAATTATTTTGGTTGTCATAGGAATTTTGATCGCTTTGCAAATTAATAACTGGAACCAAAAACGTATTGAAAATAATGTGCTTTGGGGTTATTTAAACAATATTAGCGTTAACATTCAAAACGATTTAGACCAGGCATCAGATTTAAATTTTGTACTTGATCAGCTTGCTAATAATACGCCAAGGTTTTGGAGACTTCGGTCGAAACCCCATTTTACGCTTACCGATTATAAAAACACTCAAGATCATATAAATACTTTATTTGGCTTACAGACCTTTGAACCAAATACATCTGGGTTTGAAACATTAAAAACAACGGGATATATGGGAAAATTGCAGAATACCGATATGGAAACCTTGCTATTTTTTTATTATGATCTGGCAAAGCAAATTAAAGATCAGCGAGAAAATGACAAAGCTTTTTTAACCGATATCTTAATGGAAAATAATAAAACGGATTGGGGATTCTCTTATGAAGAAATGTATCTAGCGGAAAGAGACTCTACCGTTTTTATGGAAATTAAAGATAAATATCAAAAAATGATAAATGCGCCAACCTATGATGCTGCTGTGGTAAACCACAGCTTTAATTATTTTTTGCCGTCTAAATTAGAATTGAATTTTATTGGTAAAAGTATTATGTCTCTTATTGAAACCCAGCAATTACAAGCCTCCCGTCAGACTATGCGTTCAGTAATGCTTTATAAAACAGATTTTACTGATGTAGGAAAAGAAGCGGTTGTCATGAATGGTATCGTTCCAAAATCTATTGCAGTTTTTACAAATTCCAATAATGGATTTGATCAGTTAAAATTTGAAGGCAATGAAGATTATTTAGAGTTTACAATCCAACCCGATCTTCAATGGGCCGCTGGCATGTTTGTAGTAGATTCCCTGGGCCGGAATCTTCGCGCCAGCAAAGATTTTAGAGACTTCAAGAAAATATCTGTTGAATTAAAAGGTGATAAAGGAGGAGAAAAATTACAATTGGCCTTAAAAGATAAATTCGACCCTGACGATGGTACCGAATCCAGGGCAGACATCACCTTATCCACAAAATGGCAAACCTACACGTTCGATTTACGTAAAAATTTTCCAACAGCTAATTTAAAAAACTTGCACCAGCTGGCAGGTTTTGTAGTTCAGGACCTCAAAGGCATGACCTTTTACGTGCGGAATATTCAATTTTTAAAAGATTAA